A part of Pectinatus sottacetonis genomic DNA contains:
- a CDS encoding transketolase family protein yields the protein MTVTKIATRESYGNALVELYKEHDNIIVLDADLAAATKTVIFKKAFPERHYDCGIAECNMMGIAAGIATTGLVPFVSSFAMFAAGRAFEQVRNSIGYPHLNVKIGATHAGISVGEDGATHQCNEDIALMRTIPGMVIINPADDIEARAAVKAAYNYNGPVYMRFGRLAIPVINNKADYKFELGKGVILREGHDATIIATGLCVGAALAAAEKMAKKNIAVGVINIHTIKPIDRKLIIEAAKKTGKIITIEEHSIIGGLGGAVTEVLTESYPVPVLRLGINDCFGHSGPAIALLHEFGLDAAGIEKKVSEYLKK from the coding sequence ATGACAGTAACTAAAATAGCTACGAGAGAAAGTTATGGAAATGCACTGGTGGAATTATATAAAGAACATGATAATATAATTGTACTTGATGCTGATTTAGCAGCTGCCACAAAAACAGTTATTTTTAAAAAAGCTTTTCCAGAACGTCATTATGACTGTGGTATAGCTGAGTGTAATATGATGGGAATTGCTGCGGGAATTGCTACTACAGGGCTGGTACCATTTGTAAGTTCTTTTGCCATGTTTGCCGCAGGCCGTGCTTTTGAACAAGTAAGAAATTCAATAGGATATCCACATCTCAATGTTAAAATAGGTGCTACTCATGCTGGAATTTCAGTAGGTGAAGATGGAGCTACGCATCAATGTAATGAAGATATTGCATTGATGCGTACTATACCAGGAATGGTGATTATCAATCCGGCAGATGATATAGAGGCGAGGGCAGCAGTGAAGGCGGCATATAATTATAATGGTCCTGTTTATATGCGGTTTGGCAGATTAGCAATACCTGTTATAAATAATAAAGCAGATTATAAATTTGAGTTAGGCAAGGGGGTAATTTTGCGTGAAGGCCATGATGCAACAATTATTGCTACGGGTCTTTGTGTAGGAGCGGCTTTAGCAGCAGCTGAAAAAATGGCGAAAAAAAATATTGCTGTTGGTGTTATAAACATTCATACAATAAAACCTATAGATAGGAAGCTTATTATTGAAGCTGCTAAAAAAACTGGCAAAATTATAACTATAGAAGAACATTCAATAATTGGTGGACTGGGAGGAGCTGTAACAGAAGTTCTTACAGAAAGTTATCCTGTACCAGTCTTACGCCTTGGTATAAATGATTGTTTTGGTCATTCTGGTCCAGCAATAGCACTTTTACATGAATTTGGTCTTGATGCTGCAGGAATAGAAAAAAAAGTAAGTGAATATTTGAAAAAATAG